The genomic segment agaaagaaaaatacataccACTTCCTTTTCTAGTCTGCACATACCCCCcaatcatttttgtacagtcctTTACAAACTAGGAAATGACGGAGGCCCTTATGTGGTCGGTTGAGGACATTTTCATTCAGCTAGCAAGATAGCGGAACGACGTGGATGACTTTTCCGTCTTTGATGTATAACTCAAACATCACGTCCAGTATGTCTCACCAAGAACATGCAGAAAGTTCCGGATTTCAGCCTTAACAGCATCTGATTTTAAAAGACGTTATTTTCAGGTTGGGGCTCTGGGGCAAGTTCACCATGAACACAAACGATAACATAAAACAGGACTGAGCGTCATCAACTCAAGTGGAAAGACACCTCCCAACTACGATCATAGCTTCAACAAAGAACAGCTCCACAGTTGAACCTGGCAGCCCTTTGAGGTTTACACTTCATAGATACCCGGAATGCTCTGAATTTGGTAAATGACCGTTGTCAGTTTTGTGGGCACGTCTGTTACTTTTATGTCCCACGTCTGTGAACCTTGAATCCGCCAGATAGAGCCGAGCCCGGTGACATCTACCCAAACCGGTACTTGGGCCAGTACTTGACTTGCGTTCGTCTCGGTGCTGTTCCTGCATGGACGTTAGCCTTCGCCACGGGAGGTTttggaggcggcggcggcggggctttcctcctctctttgctccTGTCTGTGATGGTGAAGCCTTGTTCGCTCTTGTCGTGCAGGCTGACCCTGGGCAAGAAGTGGGTGGAGACATGCTGGGATTTGACCCGCGGGCTGGAGCCCATTTTAGCTTTCCCTCTCTTATTGAGGGCCACGAACCACTCGCGACCAGTCCGGTGGTTCCTGTGGATTACTGAGGCGTAAGTGTTGTAGCTGTTCTCCTGGAAACGTTCCCTGAACTTACAATCGTCTGTGAACCATTCCTACAAAAGAAGGGAAATAGAAGgtattcactcattcatttgtattgtattaattTGTGATACATTTTTGATTAACAAATCTTtaaatttgtacatttttcacacaTGTCTGGGTTCATGATACTGGATCTGTACCCGTGTAAACAAGGCTCAGCTGCGGAACATGTGGGAACTCTGTTTGCATGCTACCATGTAACCCGACCCCGTGTTTCTCTTGTTAACTGCTGCTAAGATAATTGTCTTTAAGtcgggagaaagaaaaagtaatggCTCCTATTcctttacaagaaaactcccaCCATCATGCATCTGGAAGCTGACCTCTGCCAGATTCTCCCCACTGATGCCATTTATGTCCTTGTTAATACTGATCTGACACAAGGgtacacacatactcacacacacatactgcttCTGTGAGAAACCTTTTGTGCTCTTCTATGTAAACTGTTCTTACTGTCAGATGTGTTTCCAGGGGACACACTGTCTTATCTAAGGTATGCCATTTGTTCCTCTCTAAAAGAACAGATGATTGGATGTTATACTGTACAGGTGTACTAGTCTGTGTGCGTAAATCTCTTGTTTCACTCGCCAAATTATGTTTTCTCTCACACTAAGTGATCATGGAGGGCTGATGTTAGACCTATTTAAGGTAAAACACGTCCAAAAATCCTTGAAATTGTAAGGATACGGAGCTGGATCATTTATGTAACACCACATTTACAACAGAATTCGACGTCAAACACGTGTTATCTCGACCTGTGATTGCTTGTTGCACGGCCCCATCGCTGTTCAACATAATATCGCCTGATTAGGATTTGATTGGGTTAGCTGCTGTGAAACTGAGACCGCTCCAAAACAACAGAAGATTTCGCTTTCATCTTAGGGGGGCGGGTTTCAAAGTCACCTAAATGACTTTCCTCATCGCAGAGATGCTTTGACTGATAGCAGCAGAGCCTCCTTTGTGCCGGTCAAAAGCTCATTATGGCCTCTGAATCCAAGAACAACTTCTAAATAAAGACGCAcaggctgctgtttttctttctgatcatgtttgtttgttacaaGAGAGATGGACGGATCTGCAGGATTATTGCATTTCACAGACTTGTGTTAGCTGGCAATTGCAAAGTGGAGACAATTGCATAAATGTGACATATTCAATGGATCAATTTcatgttttgggaaatgtatCTCTTAGGAATTTGCACATATATCAATCTCACACTGCTTCTTGCCGATGGGGCTAGCTACATGCTAACTACTTAGGCTGGTCTACGGAGGTGGCTTAAGATGCTGCTTATACGTTAAtacatgagtaataataatccaaacaCTCCCCACATCAAAAGACAACaaccaaaataatgacaaaagcTTTCCAGGTGGAACTCAAACTGAATATATGTTCCACAAGTAGACTAGACTGAAATTATTTGGGTCACAGGTTTGAACGAAACCTGCCAAGCTGAAATAAATTGTGTACCAAACCGAACGTCCTCCTCTGAAATGTTCGGGACAATATACTACATGCttagtaaaaatgtaaagacaacGCTATTACGTTCTGCTATCGCCTCATTTCAGAGACGGAGATGCAGATATTCATTGAATGTTCCCGTTTTGTGCCTAAAAATATCTCGGGTGGGAAACTCTGACATGTACCCAGGGATGCCTGCCTTCTTGCTGCAGTATGACTTCCTTGTATAACCTCCTGCcattctgaaataaaacaaaccgtTCTGCTTTGCTGAAGAGTGAAGCATAGCAGAAAATGATGCCATTACAGCGTTTGGTAAACATGCCAGTCACAAGAGAGCGCGCTGCGGCCGCGGCGGAATAGTACAAACCTTTAAGTTATTCAAAGTGACCGCCTGTTCCTTttggctgttgtttttaaaaatgattagaAAACTGCGCAGACCTCCCGAGTCACTGCTATGGGTGGATTGCAATGATTTAACAGAACGCTACATTTGAGCAACATACCAGCTCTGGTACCAGTCAGGGAATTACACGTTTGGAAACAAATCCATTGGAGCATGTATGAATgtactcgcacacacacacacacacaagcatgcatacCAGGAAGGAGCTTTGGCCCCTGCTGTGTTTCATAGGATTTAATGGCTGCAGCCAGATTCCAGAGATCTTATTGTTAAAATCATAATGCTTGTACAGCTGTTTAACCTGGCTCTTGCCCTGCAGGATTGGTCACACTCTTTTAAAGGGACCTTTCCCATGATCCTCGGGGTTAGCTGTATGGAGGGCAGAGGTGGAAAGTTACCGATGActaacttttttccccctctactCAAATAATTTCTTCACTAATGTGTCCTTTTTATTCTTACCACTACtacagacagatggaaagaataCTTTATTAAGTCCAATTCCACTAAAATATGAGACGACAAGCTGAACCAGGACCACACTCTAACTCTACTCTGATGTAAGGGACAGACTTCAGGGACTGGGCTGGTTGAAAAACACTTAACAGACTAACATAAGACTTTTAAGATACGAcacaactggaaaaaaaaatgccaatgaatgtttttacattCCTTTTCCTAAAAACTCTTTCCAAGGAAACACTGTTGAGATATGAAACAAcgcaacacaacaataaaaagagaGTCTACAGCCCtgttaaatgctaatgtcagcatgctaacatgctcacaataatgTTTGGTAGATAATGTTTACCATTCTTACAATGTTAGTTTAGTTTGTGCAGCTTTGTTAGCATCGTAGAtgtgcaggtatttggtcaaacacacaaattcaattttGAGCTGATGGTGGCGATAGATGACGAGTCAGGGGGGGCACCAaaagttattgcaattcatccagcgggggacatgaatgtctgtaccagattccatggcaatccatcaaatattgGTTTCGATATGCCGCTCGAAACCAAAAACAGATAATACAGTGAAGCGTGCTAGGACCATATTATAACTGTGCTGTTACGCACACTAACTTAAGAAACCCGGCTTGAAATTAACTGGTTGGGAAAAGGACACGTTTAGTGATCTgaaatttttaaaaagtgtcttCAGTATAAATGCACCAGAGATACAAAAGAAACTGTAGCTGAGAcatatctaaaaaaaatatgagtTCACCAATAAAATCCTTAATCAGCTTTTTCTGTAGCTTTCACTTGagttctctctccctctccatctctctctctctgcctcgctctgTCAATGTTTGTTCAACAAATGCAGGTGACCCTTTCACCTCTCAAAAGATTATGTTTGTGATGGCTTGCTGAGTAGGTCACGCAGAGCAATGTGCATCTGTCTCCTCGCCTGTTATTTAGCCAATAAATTGCCACTGTGAAAACATCTAAATATCAAATATGACAGACGATGCAACAAGATAAGGTTCAGGGTGTCACTCGACACCCAGACGTGAGGCCCAAGCCTGTCTGTGGCCCCCGAGGTTTACATCCACCCCAAATCATCAAGGCAGTTAAATAGCACAGTGCAGCTGTAGCCACAGATTGGAGTTTTAGTTATACAAATATTTCtctgaggcagagctgctccggAGGCAAAAAAATAAGCCCCGACTGCAGAGAACGTCTCAGAGTGCAAGGTCTCTACAGCGAGTAGCAGCGCTGTACTGCAAAAAAGAAACTCTGATTAAAATATCGAACTAAAACCGACTGCAATTTTCTTAATAGATCTAATAAAGTTTGAAGGCCGACTATCAGCTTCCAGAGTGATGTAAAGTGGGGCTCATCCTGTGGGACCATGAATCCTCACCCCAACCCTAAAGTATGAAAGTGTCAAGTGGAAATTTTGATCTGATGGCGGTGCACTTTTCAACACTTACGACATATGACATACACGATTTTGGAAGGCTAACAGgcttgctaactagctaactaatAAAATTTCAAATTCAACCTACAGTAGCTTTATTACAATGACTTACATGTAACTGATCAAACTTACATGCCAGAAAACGAGGTCGAGTGAGATGTGTTGATCTGTAACTAAACCTGCTCTGTGATCACGTGAACAAGTAAAGAGTTCAGCAAATGGaagcttttcaaatgtattttctgtcctTGACTGAGGGACTCACGCAGACACAAGCAGCAGACGATCGACCTTTGAGTCGGAGGAGTGGATGTGGAAAGTTGGActttcatttctgacatttcaacagCCTGGAGCGGAAGATGAAGGGGCAGATGAGACCGGATTGCAGACACGTTGGACCACGAGAAAGGAAATCCCACTGAGTCTGACCGTGTCCATGCATGACAAACTTCCAGCCGAACAAGCACTGATGATCAGGTTGAGGCAATGTTTTGCTTTGTCACTTTGTTTCCTCTTATTATCCGTGTCTGCAGCGTCTTGGTTTGCATTTAAGTCTTGTTTGGGATGTGCTTTGACCCCGAGAAAGTTTGTAATTTTGCTGTCTGTTTATATAAGCTGGACTGACAGCTGAATATGTATCGGCTGGTGGAGTCGCATTAGTAGATTTGTAGGAAGCTGCGGCAGAAAACGCACTTTGGGGAAAGACGCCACATCACTCCCCGCTGACAGGGGCTCATGAAACAATACCGGGAGCTGAGGGGGCATAAATCGCCGTTGCTCAGCATTCACACCCACAGCAGCTCACAGACTCTCTGGCTCTCCGTTTGTTGCTCGCCTGGTTGATTGTTTACTCAACATATTGATCTTGACTTTGTGGCTCACTCCTCTGTATATTATCAGCCGTCCCAGACAGGACTTAATCTGCTCTTCCCATTAACACATGCTAATAGGGAGCCGCTTCTATCTATACGCCTGCCAAGGCTCACACAGATGACTCTTCAGTGCGGCAGGCTGCTGGCCGGCCGGCCGGCCCGCTTAC from the Enoplosus armatus isolate fEnoArm2 chromosome 4, fEnoArm2.hap1, whole genome shotgun sequence genome contains:
- the fgf5 gene encoding fibroblast growth factor 5, producing MNVPLYLLTVAHLICAAAGAQHVSLESQLLEEEISSGRRTCRLYCRVGIGFHLQIHPDGRVNGSHEPNQLSVLELFAVSQGVIGIKGVYSNRFLAMNKRGRLHATEWFTDDCKFRERFQENSYNTYASVIHRNHRTGREWFVALNKRGKAKMGSSPRVKSQHVSTHFLPRVSLHDKSEQGFTITDRSKERRKAPPPPPPKPPVAKANVHAGTAPRRTQVKYWPKYRFG